A part of Apium graveolens cultivar Ventura unplaced genomic scaffold, ASM990537v1 ctg3685, whole genome shotgun sequence genomic DNA contains:
- the LOC141701294 gene encoding uncharacterized protein LOC141701294 has protein sequence MLQSPEGFMIEYALKLDFLTTNNEAEYEALIAGLGLARAVRAKNLKVCGDSRLIVAQVNGEFEAKDDTMAKYLRVVKGILTQFDEWYAQHVPREENTTADALSQFASSEIDNYPRSIYFQVLKTPTIHVINLIAPVGVARCWIDPIKTHLETGWLPDDAQEARKLSVTTLRYSLIEGLLYKRSFIIPYLKCLRPLEAEDALKEAHEGICGQHLRGRALTHKITRFGFYWPTMLADAKAYVKNVTDARGTHQ, from the coding sequence ATGTTGCAAAGCCCTGAGGGGTTTATGATTGAGTATGCTCTGAAGTTAGATTTTCTGACtacaaacaatgaagcagaatatgaagcattGATAGCTGGCTTGGGCTTGGCTAGAGCCGTGAGGGCCAAAAAcctgaaggtctgtggagactcgagaCTCATAGTTGCTCAAGTTAATGGGGAGTTTGAGGCCAAAGATGATACAATGGCCAAGTACTTGAGAGTCGTAAAGGGAATactgactcagttcgatgaatggtATGCACAACATGTTCcgagagaggagaacactacGGCGGATGCCTTATCTCAGTTCGCCTCGTCCGAGATAGATAATTATCCGAGGAGTATTTACTTCCAGGTCTTGAAGACCCCTACTATTCATGTCATAAATCTGATAGCACCGGTCGGTGTGGCTAGATGTTGGATAGACCCGATCAAAACTCACTTGGAAACTGGGTGGCTCCCCGACGATGCCCAGGAGGCTCGTAAGTTGTCGGTTACAACATTGAGATACTCACTGATTGAAGGCCTTCTTTACAAAAGGTCCTTTATTATTCCGTACTTAAAATGCTTAAGACCTCTTGAAGCAGAGGATGCACTAAAAGAAGCCCATGAAGGGATTTGTGGACAGCACTTGAGGGGCAGGGCCCTCACTCACAAGATAACTCGGTTCGGGTTCTACTGGCCAACTATGTTAGCCGATGCAAAGGCTTATGTGAAAAATGTGACAGATGCCAGAGGCACACACCAATAG